TTCAATTTCTATTTTTAAAGAAGCATGATTCTCACATCTTAAATGATTTGTAAGAAATAGTGGATTTTCAAGCAAATCAGGTCGTTTAAGCACTTGATTACAAAGAAGAGTAAAGAGTTTTTGATTTCCACATCCTATGACAAACATTCCATCTTTTGATTTAAAAGAATCATATGGAGAAACAGCAGCATATCTATTTCCTAATAATTTAGGAATTTCATTATTTACAAAATATCTTTGAGTTCCTGTTTCTAAAGCAGATACAACAGAATCTACAAGAGAAACATCAACTCTCTGTCCTCTTTTTATAATTTGTCTTGCATTTAAAGCTGCTAAGATTCCAATTGTCAGATTCATTCCTCCAAGTACATCTCCCATGGCATTTCCTGCTCTTGTAGGAGTACCATTTTCAGGACCTGTAATACTCATAAGTCCACCCATAGCTTGAGCAATGATATCATAACCAGGTCTTTCATGATAAGAACCATAAAATCCAAATCCAGAAACAGCTGCATATATAATTTGAGGATTAACTTCTTTTAAAACTTCATACCCTAATCCTAATTTATCCATAACACCTGGACGATAGTTTTCAACAACAACATCTGCTTTTTTTACTAGTTCTTTAAATATGCGTTTTCCTTCATCAGACTTTAAATTAAGAGTTACACCATATTTATTTCTGTTTATATTTGCATAATACATACTTTCTCCATTTTTAAAAGGACCCATTCCTCTTGTATCATCTCCTTTACCAGGAATTTCTATTTTTATAACTTCAGCTCCCATATCAGCCAGCATTGCAGTACAATATGGACCAGCTAAAACACGAGTTAAATCTAAGACTGTAATATTGCTAAGTGCTCCTTTTTCCATTTATTGTGCCTCCTAGAAATTGTTTCAAATTTATTTATGCTACTCCAATCATTATCGCTGCAAGAACCATAATAGTTGATACAGCTATAAAAT
Above is a window of Fusobacterium varium DNA encoding:
- the frc gene encoding Formyl-coenzyme A transferase, which produces MEKGALSNITVLDLTRVLAGPYCTAMLADMGAEVIKIEIPGKGDDTRGMGPFKNGESMYYANINRNKYGVTLNLKSDEGKRIFKELVKKADVVVENYRPGVMDKLGLGYEVLKEVNPQIIYAAVSGFGFYGSYHERPGYDIIAQAMGGLMSITGPENGTPTRAGNAMGDVLGGMNLTIGILAALNARQIIKRGQRVDVSLVDSVVSALETGTQRYFVNNEIPKLLGNRYAAVSPYDSFKSKDGMFVIGCGNQKLFTLLCNQVLKRPDLLENPLFLTNHLRCENHASLKIEIEKWSVTVTSKEAVEMILAAGVPAAPILNLKDITEDKHIAEEREMFVTIEHPIIGTMRVNGNPIKLMDTMPKIRTCAPLLGQHTEEIYKKILNLSEEEIKNYQEKGVM